The genomic interval TAATTTCAGAGACCATCTAATTTTCTTCGTGTTCTTCGTGGTGAATAGTTACGTGGATTCAAGCAAACCTGGCCCAAGACTTCGATGCACCGCTATAGCGAATCCAATGACTCTATTCGATAATTCATCAAATTTCACTTCGTGCTCTCCGTGCCCTTCGTGGTGAATAGTTACAGAAAAAATTTAAAAAAGTGCTTGACTTTTATATGGTAGTCTGACCCTAATACTCTTCTCAAAATCCAAAAAGCAACAAGAATCACTCCAAATGTGCAAACAATTGCCGCACCTGTTGGCAAGTCTAATTGGTAAGACAAAAAAAGACCAATTATGGATGTAAGTATTCCAATTATCCAACCCAAGATAAGTCTTTTGCTTATCTTTTCAAAAACTAATCCTGCACAAACTGCAGGAACTATAAGATAAGAGAATACCAAAAGAACACCAGCAACTGCAACTGATGTGGTAACAACAAGTCCAAATGTAGCATAAAAAAGGAAATCCCAAAGTTTAATTCTAATCCCTTGGTTTTCTGCTTCTCTGGGATATAAGGAAATCTTAAGGAAGGTCTTTCTCCAAATTATGTGGAATATACCCACTAAAATTGCAACAATAAATATTTTGAAAATATCCACCCCTGTTACAAATAATATATTCCCTACCAGCATTCCTTTTATATGTTCTGCTTCTTCAGGTATTTTAGTCAGGACAAGAATTGCACCTGCCGTTGAAACTGCGTAAACTATTCCTATTATTGCTTCCTGAGATACTTTTTTGTCCTTTACCCTTGTTAGGGAAAATATTCCTGCACCAATGAGAGTAAATAGAAGAGAAATCAAATATGCAGAGGTTGAATGAATCTCAACTCCAAAAAGAATTGATGATATTGCACCCAGTGCGGCAATCTGTGCTAATGCTAAATCCACAAAAATTATCTCTCTCTCAATGATATGGATGCCAAAATATGCATAGATACCTGTTAATATCAAACAAGCAATAAAAGGTGCCAACATTAATTCATACATAATTTTCCTCCTTTGCGTTTAGATATTCTGGTAGTCTATGTAGCCCGGGCACTAACTGTTCAGCCGTGTCTATCAGATGGGACAATATTAACTCAAAACTCAAATGTCAAAACTCAAAACCTCATCTCAAAACCTTAAAACTAATAGATTCATTGAGATTTATTGCGACTGATGGAGAAGCCTTTAGTTTTTAGTTTTAAGTTGTAGTTTTGAGCTTTGCGTTTTGAGATTTGAGTTATAGTTACATATTTTTATCTATACCTGAACGGTTACCCCGGGCAGATAGGCACTCAGATACCAGACCACCGAATGGTTGCCTTATTTCATTGTTTCTTCTATTTTTTCAATTATGTAATCAAAGAGTTTAAAATAATTATTAACCCCTTTTACACCTCCTGTCTGGCCTGGAAGGAGTAAAACCTTTGCACCTGTTTTCCTTGAGATTAAATCTGGTGCTTTGAGAGAAAAATATGACTCAACAATTATTAATCTGACCTCCTCCTGTTTTATTGTTTCAATAAGTTTTGCCACATGAGAAGGTGAAGGTGGAATACCTGGTTTTGGCTCAACAAAGCCTGCAATTTGCAAGTCAAAGGTATTTGTAAAATAGGGCCAGGAATTATGATAAGTAACAATCTTTGTTCCTTTGTATCTTGAAATTTTCTCTTTCCACTCAAGAATTTTTTCATCAAGTTTTTTTAAAAAATCTGCCCTATTTTTCTCAAAATATTCTTTATCTTTTGGTGAAATCTTAACGAGGGTATTTAAAATATTTTTTGTAACAACCTTTGCACTCTCGGGTGATAAAAGATAATGTGGATTTCCATAGAGGTGTATATCCCCCATAGAGGCATCTATTTTCCCTTCAGGAACTTCTAACTTTTTAACCCCAACGGATACATCGCAATATCCTTTCTTACCATAAAACAAATTTGAATTTCTTGCTGTCTCAACAAGTGAATCAACCCACATATCTAAGTCCATCCCAATTTTTACTAACATATCTGCATCCCTTAATTTTATTACCATACTTGGTCTGGGCTCAATTTGATGAATATCCTGATTTCCAGTTGACAAACTTACCACAGAAACCTTATCTCCACCTACATATTCAACTAAACTTTTCAGGTCTTCTGTAGTGGTTACAACTTTTGTTGTTGCAAAGACAGTTGAGTTTATGCTTAGAAATAGCGGCAGAATAAATATCCATATATTTCTCATTTTTTTAGCTCCTTTTTTCGTAACCGTTCAGGGAGTCTGGTGTCTGGTGTCTAAGTATCTATGTTACATAGATTACCAGACACATAGACACCCTTTACGCAAAATCGTAGGACTTGCTACTGTCCTGATTTCCCGAATGTTAACTGATTGCTGATACAGGATGGCTGAACGCTTACCTTTTTTCTTACTCCACACCCTCTACTCAAGTGGGTGACTATGTGGTCCTATCCCAAATTGCAACTGCAAATATGCAGAATCATTTTTATTTTCAAAATCATATTTATACTGCAGTCTCAACTTGGTTGTCTCGGTTAAATTTCTTGTAGCAATTAGAGATAAACCTTCAGATTTTTTTGCTATATTTACATCATCATTATGTGGCCAGGCATCCTCTGTATGGTCATATCTAACACCAAAATCGTAATACTTATTTAGCTTATAGTTTGCAAAACTGTAAAAGCCACTTCTTTCTATTTTACCAATAGGAACCTCTCTTTTTAAGAAAAAGATTTCATTTTGCAACAAAAATCTTTTATGAGCAGAGAGCCATTTTTTGTAGGTCAGGTCTATTCCATAAACTTCTACATTATCTTTATGTTCTTTAAAATGTGCTCCTTTCCCTTTGGCAAAATTTAAGCCAATTTCTAATTCAGAAATATCTGACCATGGATACGAACCCCACAATTTTGCTGTACAAACCTTGTCTGCAAGAGAAAATTCATCTGTATGATGCTCTTCTTCATCGTGGTGGTGATGACCTTCTACATACCATGTTCCTAACTCAAACTGAAGGAATCTTTTTGTTGGCAGTAGATAACTTAACACTGCTCCTTGTCCCACTAATCCATGCCCCCCAAAGAAATTTGTAATAACCTCAGGCTGGTCAGCATAAGGTCGATGATGGGAGTGAATCTTATTTATTTTCCCAAAATCAGTATGGATTTTTCCTGCTTTTAGATTAAATCCTTTTCCTAAATTTAAGAAACTGACATAACCTTCACAAATTTCTGCTACGGTTTCTTCTCCATGTCTATGCATTGCTAAAAACATATCCGCCCGCATCTGTGGATAAATATATCCTTGCAATGCCAATTCAACTTCCCTGACTAAAATTTTATTTCTCTCTTCATCATTTTTATCATCATTTAACTTTCCGACTATGTCTCCAACAAAACTTACATCCGGAAAGTTTGCCGTAGTTGTTTTCATCCCTGGTGGCAGAGTTGATTGTTCCTCCTGATTTTGAGCAAAGGAAATACCTCCCAATAGAAAAACCATCAATAAATTAATAAAATTTTTTTTCATTTTTGAACCTCCTGTAAATAGATTTCACCGCAGAACCACAGAAGACGCAGAGAGTAATAAAAAACCAACTGGTATTAAGGGCAAGCCATGAGCCCTTGCATCATCCTGCTGGGCAAACGCTTATGGTTATCCCTCCATAACAGAGCAAGCTGCCTGTCCCTCTTCTGTCTTGCGAATTGTTTTTTTACCGCGAATGGAAAAAACGGGGTTATGCCGGTGGGGCACGACTAAATAGAGAGGTTGAAGCAATTGAAGGCAATAGCAAAGATTCTTGGGGTAAATCTAAAGCGGAAATATGTTGAAGGATATCAAATGAGACATCATCCTGCTGAATTAAAGATAACTGGTGGCTTACAATACAAAGTGAACACTCAGAATGTGAAGTCTCATCCTCGTGGTGATGAAAGCCTCCTACAAAGGAGAAGAATAAAAAAAGTAATATCAAAACAAAAGAAATCTTTTTATTCATAGAACCAAGTTTAACATAAATAGTTATCATTGTCAAGAAAAAAAATTAAAAAGCTGGTAATGCCTCGGTTATCAGGTGTAAATTGTTTGTAGTAACCCGCTTTATCGGATGAATTCCTGATAAACAACCGCATAATGTTTTTTGCAAAAGTAAGTTCCTCTTTTCGCAACTAATGTGGAGTGCGAAAGTGCCAGAGATGCTATCTCCTTGCTTTCGCTTACGGATAAGTCTCATCCGCATTATATCCAGGCCGGTTTCAGGATCAATTACAGCCCCTAAATCATTAATTACCTTCCATTTTAAGCTCTCCATAGCATTGCTCCCAGATCTTTTTAATGGTAACAGAAACTTCTGCGTGGCTATACTCGACCACAGGTTTTTTATTAACCAGTGATTCTACCACCAGCGGGTCAAAACGGATTTTGCCCACCAGACTATATCCGTTCTGCTGGCAATATTGTGTAATTCTCTCTGCCATCTCGGTATTCAGATCGTATTTGTTGATACAGACCAGGGTTGGGATGCCAAAATGGCCGGCTAATTTAGCCACCCGGTCTAAATCGTGCAGTCCGGATAGAGTGGGTTCGGTTACCACCAGCACAGCCGATGCCCCGGTGATAGCCGCAATTACCGGACAGCCAATACCTGGCGGGCCATCAATAATAATCAGGTTATATTTATGTTTTTCAGCTAACAGTTTAGCCTGATTTCTTACTAAGGTAACCAGCTTACCAGAGTTTTCCTCAGCTATACCCAGCTTTGCATGTGCCATCGGGCCATATTGGGTCTCGGATATAAACCAATCACCAGATAGGTTCTCCTCCATTTTAATTGCCTTTTGCTCACAGATATGGCTGCAAACCCCACAGCCTTCACAGGAGATAGAATTAACCTTGAAACCAGGTGATATGGCATCAAACCGGCAAACAACTATGCACTTACCGCACTTATTACAGGCCCGCATATCCAATTTAGCAATCTTACCGCTTCTAAACTGGTGAGTCTCTTTGACCTGAGGCTGAAGCAGAAGATGCAGGTCTGCCGCATCCACATCGCAGTCTGCCATAACCTTGTTTTTAGCTAAAGCAGCAAAAGAAGCAGTAATAATAGTCTTACCCGTGCCTCCTTTACCGCTGATAACAACCAGCTCTTTCAATTTTATTCCCCCTTTCAAATCTAAAATAGAGCTTGACAATGCCTGCTCACAAACTACTGTTATACGCTCTGCCGATCTACTCTCACGTATGTGTTTAGCTCCTTAATATGTGTTGAGCTTCCTCATTAAAGAGCCAGAAATCGTTTTGTTTAATTGTAAATTTTAAATTGCAAATTTTAAATTTTTTCGACCTGTGAAATAGGTTTACAAATATCCTCCAATAGAGTAGAGAAAGCGTCCCGCTTTGTATCTTCAGTGAGAAAAAGAATAAACAGGCCGCTCCTATGGAGCTAACTCATATCTTTGTTTGGTAAAATAGCCTCATAGACAAACTGTCTTCCTCTTTCATCAAGTAACTCTTCATTTCGACTTACCAGGTGTAATTTGTATAAGTTAAGTAGCCTTGTAGAGCTGGTATTAATTTCAAGACCCATTAAATCCGCTAATTCTCTGGCAGAGAGTTTGCCTTTTTTTAATACATAACTTAAGGTATCCCGAAGATAGGTGTTTAATACTCCTAATACCTGATAAGCTTCATTTTCATCAAAAGATAGTATGGCTAATTTCTTACGCTCTAATGCTACTTCAATATTCTCCCGCTGGGTTGAATTTGTTCCCTTTAACAGGATGTGTTTATCTCCATACTCGCCAGAATTAAGTCTGGTGATAAGTTTAGCAATAATCTCATCTGCACAGGAATAGTCAATAATACCAATGCCTCCAAAATCTAATATAATTATTGTCCCTTCTGGTTCTTTTTCTAACATACCTTCAATAGCCTCTCGAATCCTTTTGCCTGTTTGGCGAGTGACTAAATTAAAAGAGCCATTGGTAAGGCACGTAGCCATAATATTTTTTAGTTGATAAGTGTTATGCCTGGTCATGGATATTTTACCTCAAATTATTCACTTAAAAGGCTACATCAAGTTTCTTTTCCATTATACTTTATCCTTTTATCAACAGCAATTCTCGGTGAAATTTTGCAGGTAGTATTGACAATGGATCTCAGGCAAAAGCAAAAATGTTTTTCGCCAAGATTCTTGGTAAAGAGAGAATGTAGTGAGGGACTTTAGTCCCGTTATAATGCTTGTGGTTACTATAAGACGCACCTAAAGGTGCTCACTACAGTCTAGTTACATTCACCGAGAATTGCTGTTTTATCAAAAAAACTCTTGACAAATTTATTAAAATGTAGTATATTATTATAATAGAGTTTGTGAGTAAGGCCTATACGGTTCCCAAGGGGACTTTGCTCTGTGAGTTGAAGAATGATCCTTGGGGGGTACCATATAGGGGTCGCAAACTCATTTTTTATGCAGATAAATTCTCCTCCTCAAAACATATCTTTTCCTTGAAAATCTCATACCAGTCTAAATTTTTATTCTCATATTTTCTAAATATTCCCCAACAGAAAAGGTCTACTGCCTGTAGCCCTTTACTCGTTTTGGAATCTAAATGAAAGACATTAAGTTTCACCTTAGGGGAAAGGCTTCCTTCTAATTGATAAAGAAGGTATGCGTCGAATGTTCTTTGTTCTTCTTTGGTCTTACACCGATCAAGAGTTATAATTATTCTGGAACTTGCTTTTTTAAGTGGGCACCTTTCAATTATTAACCTTGCCAGGTAGTTATATAGCCTTTCTTTATCTTTCCTTAAAGTTTCGGGAACTTTCTTTTTGTTGAAAACTACCACATAAAGGCTAAATGGATCATTTTTAATTTGTCTATAAAAGTATCTTTTTGTCCCTATACTTGTTTTAGACCCTTTAAGCTCTAAGGAGATATTCTTTTTTCTGACGTAATTAACCTTACTTTTAAGTGTCCTTGCAACAGCCTTCTCTATGTTTCTAATTACAAAACCACTTTCAATTACCAGCAAAGTTATTATGAAATAGCCAGTCGTCTTCGGCTTTGAGAAATCAAACCCTAAATCACCACTTTCATCAAGATATAAATATAACATTTTCGTATTCATTCTCCAGTTCTTTAAGTTTTTCTAGTTCGGCCCAGGGTCTAATAGAATTACCAATAGTCCTGCCGGGTGCTGGTGAAGAGTATCTTATATAGTTTGATTTTTTATGATTCTCAAGGCTTAAGTTAAGTTGTTGTGACTCCATATGATTCCCATATTTTAACATTATTCTTTTCTCCCTCCGCCAAGAAATTGTATCAAATTATCATCCCATTTTTGAATCATATATACATGTTTACGAGGATTTTTTAATATTTGAGGGTCTATATCAAACTTTAAGTAATATTTGACTCTTTTTAACACATTCAGATTCATTGATTGCCAACAATACCATGCTATTACTCCATCATTTGTATTAGGACCTAAGTTGGTAAAATACCATCCAGTACCATGTGCTGAATCCATTGCTATCCACGGAGCGGATGGCCTAAATTTTCTAGTTCTCATAATATTATCGTAATTTTCTTTACTTGTATAATGGTAAACTATCATTTTTTTATTTCTCCCAAGGGAACTATTGCATATTGTAGATGTTTGACATACTCCGGTATTTCTGCCTCATCCTTCTCATGAACTACAATATCGATTTCTTTTAAGGGACCATGATGAAACTTAGTAAAACAATAGTTAATGGAAATCAGAAGGAGTAGTACGGCTGTACTTATAGATATACCTCCTCGGCCACTACCCAAAATAGGCATAATTAGTTTAGAGATTCTCATAATAGCTGTTTTTTCAAAGATTTGTTCAACACATTTGCAAATGGAGCTCGGTTCTGTTTTAAAGCCAATAGATTCTGCTTTTAATACTGAAGCTATTAATAAAATATTAACATTAAGATTGTAAAAGGAAGATAACTCGATGATAGTGCCTACTGGATAAATTTCGTTATTGTTTCGTTGACAATCTACTTCTCTTTCTTGCAATTGACCTTTAATAAATTGTTTAAGTTCTGAAATTCTATCAGGACAATATGTGATATTAAATGAACCAAATGCAGTTTTAGTATCCACAAGCTCATCAATAAATGT from bacterium carries:
- a CDS encoding HYD1 signature containing ADP-ribosyltransferase family protein; protein product: MIVYHYTSKENYDNIMRTRKFRPSAPWIAMDSAHGTGWYFTNLGPNTNDGVIAWYCWQSMNLNVLKRVKYYLKFDIDPQILKNPRKHVYMIQKWDDNLIQFLGGGRKE
- a CDS encoding ATP-binding protein; translated protein: MKELVVISGKGGTGKTIITASFAALAKNKVMADCDVDAADLHLLLQPQVKETHQFRSGKIAKLDMRACNKCGKCIVVCRFDAISPGFKVNSISCEGCGVCSHICEQKAIKMEENLSGDWFISETQYGPMAHAKLGIAEENSGKLVTLVRNQAKLLAEKHKYNLIIIDGPPGIGCPVIAAITGASAVLVVTEPTLSGLHDLDRVAKLAGHFGIPTLVCINKYDLNTEMAERITQYCQQNGYSLVGKIRFDPLVVESLVNKKPVVEYSHAEVSVTIKKIWEQCYGELKMEGN
- a CDS encoding metal ABC transporter permease, whose translation is MYELMLAPFIACLILTGIYAYFGIHIIEREIIFVDLALAQIAALGAISSILFGVEIHSTSAYLISLLFTLIGAGIFSLTRVKDKKVSQEAIIGIVYAVSTAGAILVLTKIPEEAEHIKGMLVGNILFVTGVDIFKIFIVAILVGIFHIIWRKTFLKISLYPREAENQGIRIKLWDFLFYATFGLVVTTSVAVAGVLLVFSYLIVPAVCAGLVFEKISKRLILGWIIGILTSIIGLFLSYQLDLPTGAAIVCTFGVILVAFWILRRVLGSDYHIKVKHFFKFFL
- a CDS encoding DUF3800 domain-containing protein, whose amino-acid sequence is MLYLYLDESGDLGFDFSKPKTTGYFIITLLVIESGFVIRNIEKAVARTLKSKVNYVRKKNISLELKGSKTSIGTKRYFYRQIKNDPFSLYVVVFNKKKVPETLRKDKERLYNYLARLIIERCPLKKASSRIIITLDRCKTKEEQRTFDAYLLYQLEGSLSPKVKLNVFHLDSKTSKGLQAVDLFCWGIFRKYENKNLDWYEIFKEKICFEEENLSA
- a CDS encoding macro domain-containing protein, whose protein sequence is MIKEIKEIIILISKNPIVLTILVGLLFILSSIFKYDKITGFCFPVTLTDLTRWLLFIMGVMLVGCGVIQILKQNKWVKEKINIKNEPLPLTFGKYKVNIKIGKIEDISGLDKTVAVVLPVDATFIDELVDTKTAFGSFNITYCPDRISELKQFIKGQLQEREVDCQRNNNEIYPVGTIIELSSFYNLNVNILLIASVLKAESIGFKTEPSSICKCVEQIFEKTAIMRISKLIMPILGSGRGGISISTAVLLLLISINYCFTKFHHGPLKEIDIVVHEKDEAEIPEYVKHLQYAIVPLGEIKK
- a CDS encoding metal ABC transporter substrate-binding protein: MRNIWIFILPLFLSINSTVFATTKVVTTTEDLKSLVEYVGGDKVSVVSLSTGNQDIHQIEPRPSMVIKLRDADMLVKIGMDLDMWVDSLVETARNSNLFYGKKGYCDVSVGVKKLEVPEGKIDASMGDIHLYGNPHYLLSPESAKVVTKNILNTLVKISPKDKEYFEKNRADFLKKLDEKILEWKEKISRYKGTKIVTYHNSWPYFTNTFDLQIAGFVEPKPGIPPSPSHVAKLIETIKQEEVRLIIVESYFSLKAPDLISRKTGAKVLLLPGQTGGVKGVNNYFKLFDYIIEKIEETMK
- a CDS encoding STAS-like domain-containing protein; translated protein: MTRHNTYQLKNIMATCLTNGSFNLVTRQTGKRIREAIEGMLEKEPEGTIIILDFGGIGIIDYSCADEIIAKLITRLNSGEYGDKHILLKGTNSTQRENIEVALERKKLAILSFDENEAYQVLGVLNTYLRDTLSYVLKKGKLSARELADLMGLEINTSSTRLLNLYKLHLVSRNEELLDERGRQFVYEAILPNKDMS